The uncultured Cohaesibacter sp. genomic sequence AAGGATGTTGAGGGCATTGCAGCGTTTGACCAGTTCCTTACCAAGATCTGTCAATCCAGGCCCGGAATCCGGGCTACCGGGGAAGTCAAACGGCACGCCATGACCAAAGATATTGCTGCGACTCCAAACCGGGCCGATAGACCGCAAGCCAGCCTCATGCAGAATGGACAAGGCGTTGAAATCCGCGTCGATTGCTTCTGCCCCTTCGATATGGAGCATGATGGCAAGCGCATTGTCCTCCATCGCCTTGCGAATGTCCCGACTTGAAAGACAAATGCGAATTCTATCGCCGGATTCCCGCACCAGAAGCATCGCACGCGCCATCATGGCGTCTGTCAAATCAAAGGCGTAGGGCTGTTCAATCGGCTTGACCATTGACTGGAAATCCGGCTTGCTGCCAATTTCCTGTAGCGGGGGCACAAACATGGCAAACAGCCCACCGGCAAAGCCACCTTCCTGTGCTTTCGGGAAATCGATGTGCAGACGCTCATCCCCTTCCATGAAGGACAGGGGGGAGCCTTCACGCGCAGCCATTTCCAGCTTTAGCAAAGTGTCATTGTGGCCATCAAAAATCGGTAGGGAAGCATTGACCATTTAAAATCTCTTTTTTCTTTTTGTTTCATAGGGCCATTAAAGGCATGGTTTCAATCGCTTAACCGACCGTCGTCCAACAGGCTTCAGGCCCGCGATTGATGAAAGAACTGCACCATCCATTGCGCGACACGATCCGCATCAACCGGATCATTCACATGAGACAAGGCGACATCTGCGTCTTGCTCTGTCATGCCAGTGCCGCGTCTCTTGTGCAGCAAGGTTTCCACGATGCCGCTGGATAGCTCGGGATGAAGTTGCAAGGAAAGCCCTGCCTTGCCATAGGCAATCATTCCATTGGGGCAGAACTCATTGCCCGCGATGAGACATCCGCTTTCTGGCAAAACTGTGACTTGATCCTGATGGCTGGCCTGAAGCGATATGGTTTCTGCATCCTCGCCCATCCAGGCAGGACGATCCTTGGCGTCCAGAGCGATTTTATAGGTGTGGACAGCCGCTCCCCATTTGCCCGAAGGGGCTTTCTCGACAACGCCTCCCATGGCCGTCGCCATGATCTGGTGGCCAAAGCAAATGCCGATGGTGGGTTGACCGCTTGATATCGCCTCTCTGATAAAGGCTTCAAGGCTCAGCATCCAGGGGAGCTTCTCATAGGCACTGTGCAGCGATCCGGTAACGATCCAGCCGTCACATTCCTTTGCATCAGCGGGAAATTTGCCTTCGTAGACATCATAGCTGGCAAAAGTCAGGCTCGGATCCTGCTTGCTCAGCAGCGCTTTGAACATATCGTCGAATGTGCCGAACCGACTGACAAGATCATCAGGCACCGGACCAGCAACAAGCAGACCAATTTTCATGATTTTATAGCTCCAGACAGACAAACATCCCAGATGGCGCGGAAAACACTATCCCAGAACCTGTCGCAGAAGCGCCACAGCAACAGCCCCGATAACAACCATTGTTATGGTAGACACGCGTAGCCCCACAACAACAGCAATGGCAAAAGCAATCCATTCACTTGGCCCGCCATCGACAACAGCGGGTGCGACCAATGTGGTCAACACGGCAGCAGGCACAGCATCGAGACCAGCCTGAACACGTGGGTGGATGTGATCAAACCGCGTAAGAATGAGATGGCCGCCGATGCGCGTCAGATAGGTCACAATTGCGCCGCCGATGATAATCCAGAAAGTGGCAGACATCACCGCGTCCCCTCTCTTTTATCACCGGTTTTTTCATCCGTGGCAGGAGCAAAAAGGGCTGCGGTCAAAATACCGACGGCCGCGCCGATGGACACATGCCATGGGGACCCGACAGTCTTGGCGGCGATGACGGATGCGGCGGCGCTGACAAACACGATCGGATACCAGAAGGGTCTTTTTCTGAAGCCCATCAGCAATGCCATGAAATAGATCGGCAATATGAAGTCTATGCCCCAAGTGTGCGAATCTTCGAGGAAATTACCGAATATGGTGCCAAGCCAGGTCATGCCGACCCAACCTATATAGACCACGAAAACCAGCCCCATATACCATGAGAACTGGATGTCTTCCCCCTGCTCTGCTCGTCTTTCCGTTTCGGCATAGGCAGGATCAACCAGAAAGAAAAATCCGAACATCTGGCGCAACCAGGACCATTTGGCCACATGGCGACCAAGCGAAGCGGAATAGAGAATATGGCGGAAATTGACTGCGAAAATGGAGAGAATGACGATCCAGGCCGGTATATGCTGCCCAAACAGATTGAGACCGACCAACTGACTGGCGCCAGCAAAGATGGTCGCGCTCATCAAGACAGCGTCAAAAGCCGACATGCCATTTTCAATGGCAAGGGCTCCGAACAGTGCACCAAAAGGGCCCGCCGTGATCACCACGGGAATGCCGCGCCGCATTCCTTCACGAAACAGGCGGTCGGGCGTCATACTGTCATCAGGTAATCTTTTTCCGGTCATAGTCTTTCTATAGGGCATCGCTTGCCCGCAGTCTTATCAATTGTTTTACAAAAGCCATAACGGGAACTGATTAGTTGCATGTTTTGCTGATCACCTGACCAGCGGCTCCGCTGTTAGCCGAGTTTGCCTTCAATGACATAGCGCAAGATTTGCACGACCTGCTGTGGTGTCTCTGTTACGGCCAGAGCCGCCGCGTCCACTTCCTTCAAGGCATGCTGATGATCTGCGCCATGCATCACGATCATCGGCTTGCCAAGTGCCGCGGCGTAGCCGGCATCAAAGGCCGCGTTCCATTGCTTGTATTTTTCACCAAACCGCACGATGACGATATCGGCAGCCTCGAGCAGCGTGCGGGTTCGGATGGCATTGAGCTTGGCGCCTTTATGATCATGCCAGAACTTACTCTCTTCCTTGCCCAGAATCGCAACGCCGCAATCATCCGATGCGGCATGGTCCGTGACAGGACCAGAGACGTGCACAGGCAGCCCCAGCGCATTTGCGCCCTCCTCGATCTGGTCTCGCCAATCGGTATGAATTTCACCAGACAGATATATCGTCCAAGTCATGACAATGCCTCCCACGCAAATTTGAAAAATAAAATCCTGTCAGTGCTCATAAAGACAATGGCTGTGATCGGCAAGGCTCTCGATAACGGAGCATTTTGCAACGCAGGTGCCATCGCAATGCGACATGCGTTCAAGCTCGGCCTCCAGTCGCTGCAATTGACTGATCCGGTTGCGAACATCAGACAAATGTCGGATCAGAATCTCATCGGCCCCAAGACATGGGCAAGAGGTATCCTCTTTCAGTGCCAACAAAGACTTGATGTCATCCAGATGAAAGCCGAGATCGCGGGCATGCTTGATGAATGTCAGGCGCTTGAGATCATCCATTTCATAGCGTCGCTGGTTGCCTTCGCTGCGATCAGCCGGGGCAACAAGACCGATCTTTTCATAATAACGTATGGTGGGGACCTTCACACCGCTTGTTTTGGATAGATCGCCAATCGAAAGCATTTCAACAATTCCTTCTTGTCTTACGGTTTTAGGCCTTGAAGCTATAGTGACTAGAGCTATTATATTGGTGCTCATCGCACGCTTTCAATAGGAAAAGGAGCCTATGATGAGCCAAGTATATTCAGGCACAAACGATCTTGACGACTGCGGCTGCAGCGCTTCGGACGCACACCAGCCATCGAAGGCGACTTCAAGCGAGAGCTGCTGTGGCAACGCCACCTGTGACAGTCACGCCGACACGCCCTCCCATGAAGCCCATAGCCATTCACATGACCATAGCCACGCACATGCAAGTGTGGAATCCTGTGGGGACACCTGCGGCTGCCATGGCAATCCGGTATTTGATGGCGTCGACAAACGCTACAAGGCGGTGCTTTGGGCGGTCATTGCCTTGAATGGTGCCATGTTCGTGGTTGAAATCATTGCCGGACGTATGGCTGGCTCACAAGCTTTGCAGGCGGATGCTCTGGATTTTCTTGGCGACTTTCTGACCTATGGCATCAGCCTTGCCGTTATCGGCATGAGTTTGCGTGTGCGCTCCACGGCTGCTCTGGTAAAAGGTTTCAGCCTTCTGGCGATGGGCCTCTGGATTTTCGGTTCGACCCTTTATCAGGTCCTCTTTCTGGATGTGCCTCGTGCTGAAATCATGGGGGTCATCGGCTTCATGGCGCTGGCAGCCAATGTCAGCTCGGTGCTGCTGCTCATGCGTTATAAGGATGGCGATGCCAACGTGCGGTCCGTATGGCTTTGTTCGCGCAACGATGCCATTGGCAATGTCGCCGTGATGGGGGCAAGTGTCTTGGTCTTTTATACGAATTCCGCATTGCCTGATATTGTTGTCGCGCTTGTCATGGCCGGGCTGTTCTTGCGGTCTGCGCAATTGATCATCACCCAATCAGTGCAGGAATTCCGACAGAGTCATACAATATCTGTTTGAATCAGCGGAAAACCTGCCGAAATTGTGTGATTTTTCAAGCAAATGAATGGATTTGTTACCCTCCAGTATGTAGATAATCATGCGAAAGAAAGTCAAAGAAGCATTTATCGAAGCTGGGAGGATTGGAAAGATGCGCAACCTTCAGACCATGGCCATGTTGCTTGCCCTGTCGTTGATGCCTTCATACGCTCAGGCAGACGCTCTATCGGATCAGTTTGAAGAAGCAAAGAGCCTTCTGACGTCCGGGCAAGCAGCCCCAGCCTTTGAAGCACTCGACAAGGTCATCGACAGGTTTTGGCAGCGCTCACCCATGTTTGTTCGCAAAGCGCTGTTTGTCGAAGAGATCAATGGATATGGCAATTTCAAAGTCAAAAACCCTGTCTTCAAGCCCGATGAAGCACAGATGATCTATGTGGAGCCTGTGGCCTTTTCTTATGGCAAAACGAAAGACGGCGGCAGCATTGCCAGCTGGAGCGTTGATTACTCACTGGTTGGCCCAAAGGGTACGACGCTCTTCGAGAAAGAGGATTTCGTCGATCTTGGCGTTCCGCTCAATCGCCACAATCGCGAAATTCACTTGAAGATGACGATCAATCTTAGCGGATTGAAGCCAGGTGACTATGTGTCCCATTATCTGCTCAAGGATAAGAATTCCGACAAGACAGCGGATTTTTCCCTACCTTTCAAGGTTGAAGAATAAGGGCCAAACAAGCCTCACAGCGAGGCGAAGCGTTGCCACACGAACCGCAACAGCGGGATATTTCTAGCGGATCGAGGGGCGGATGCTTGCCGTTTCGATCTCGGCCGGCAGATTTGTAAAGGCAATTTCTGCGCCCCTTTCGCTCATTTCATGGTGAATGAGGCCAAACATGATTTTACTGCCTGCTGCTGTCAGCCCCACAGCGAGGCCGATCACGAGACAATATATCCCGGTTTGCAGAAGAACGCGCTGAAGGTTGATTGTCCCACCATAGCTTAGGGCACTCTTGGCTGTCTGCTGCAGCCCAATGGTGAGTCGACGCAATCCGTATGCCCCCAGAGCAAGCGCCCCGTCCAGCGCTCTGCCCGACCACTCGCTAAACTGCAGTTTCCCTACAATTTGGCCCTTTCTTTCCAGAAGGTCCTTCGTCACCATGATGTTCCCCGCATCGTCTGGTTCGCGTTTCAATAATTTCGCGTATACAATTCAAGTCTTGCGAGAAAGAGTGGCAAAGAAGCCTATCTCAAAAATAAACGTCCCTTTGAATGAAGAAATATTGGCCAAAATCTATAAGTTAGGGTTTTTTATTCGTTAAATTTTCTCATCAATTCTTATGGAATAGTTTAACCCTACTGCAATCCGACCATTCGACACTGTATCCATGGTTAACAGTCTATTTTCCTTACGCTTGCGTTCATCAATTTTTCTATTGCCTATGGTTCTACGAAAGTTGACAAAACTGCGTGCGACACAATTGCAAAATGCTCTGCAGCGTGGCACATTTGGTCGAACTTGTATGGACTTTTGAAATGACATTTTTCTCCCCCTCCCCTGAAAGCCATAAGGCTTCCCCTTCCACCAATCTCACCTTTCGCCCGATACACCCTGAAGATGCTGACGCTATTCTGAGAATCTATCAGGAGGGCATCGATACGGGGAACGCAACATTCACCGCGAAAGCACCGGATTGGTCCGGCTGGGACAGCGGACATTTGCAAAGCTGCCGCATTGCTGCGCTTTTGTCCGGTCAGATCGTGGGCTGGGCAGCGTTGTCGGCCTATTCAAGCCGCGATGTTTATCGCGGAGTTGCCGAACTCAGCATTTATATCTCCCCAATGGCCAAAGGCCAGAAGGTTGGATCCAGACTGCTTGGCAAACTCATTGACGCGTCCGAGCAGGAAGGCTTCTGGACGCTACAAGCAGGCATCTTTGCTGACAATGCCGCCAGCATTCACCTGCATGAGAAATTCGGGTTTCGGCGTGTTGGTATCCGGGAAAGGATCGCACGGTCGTCCAACGGTCCTCAGAAAGGCTGCTGGAGAGATGTTGCCCTTTATGAAAGGCGCAGCAGCATCACAGGGCAATAAGACCCCTAGTGATCATCCTTGGGCAGGCTCATGACGGCCGCGCCCATGGCGACACTGCAGATGGTGATCAACAGGCCAAAGAAAAGCAACGCAATGGGGACGAGCGGATTTTCACTATTGAAAATCAAGTCCTGCAATCCTGCGGCATTTGTGGCGATCAGCCCGAACACGATCATCACCGTAACCACAAGGCCGATGAGCCAGTTAATTGCAAGCAACCGGATAAGGGGATTCTGAATGATCCCCTTGAAGCCCTTTTCCTGACGCCTTGATGATGGCACGAGATCGGTAATCGGCATGCATGTCCTGTTCTGCTTTTCAGCATCCTGATAGAAACGGGGTGCCCTCGCCTTGCGCACCATAGGCGCAAGAGGCGCAAGCTTCTATATTCACCCCCCTGCAATTATAGTCACTTTCCCCGATCTGTAAATCATTCCTTGCGGCAATATCAGGTTAAATCTGACCAGACCTTGCCGTTGGTACATATATACTCGTTCGATATATGCTCTAGACACATATATCGTTTCGTTATATAGACTTTAGATATATGCCAGCATGCTACCCTTTTAAGCTGGCATCACTTTCAATGTCTGGATCACTTTATGAACGTTCGCAGTATCTGCCTTGCCATTCTCTTCTGCTCGGATCACACCGGATATGACATCCGCAAAATCTCGACGGAAGGGAATTTCAGCTTTTTCATCGATGCCTCCTACGGATCGATCTATCCGGCTCTCAATAAAATGGAAGTCGAAGGGCTGGTAACGGGCAGGCATGTTTCAGAAGAAGGCAAACCCGCGCGCAAGATCTATTCGATCACAGAAGCCGGTCGTGATGTCTTTTTTCAGGAACTTTTGCAACCACACAGGCCAGATATTTTTAAGTCCGAGTTCCTACTTATATCGATCTTTGCTCGATTGGTGGGGCCGGACGCCATACAGGCTGCGATTGAACGGCAACTTACCCATTTGCATGAAGAACTTAAGCTAATCACTTCATGTAATGATTCTGAGTTGGAAAATCGGCCAAAAGACGGGAAATGTGCGCTTACAGAAGAAGACAAACAGGCCTCCGACTGGGCACGGAGCTACGGCCTCTATTGTGTTCAGGCCAGCATTGACTATCTCCATATGCATGGTAACGCTCTGGTTGAAATTGCAAGATCCGGCCAGTCAGCGCAATCAGAAGATGAATTGGCAACAATCAACGCATAAGTAATTCAGGTGTCGCGGCGCGCTTTATCTGTCTGCGATAAATAATTGGTATTTGTATAGCTGCTCAGCAAGCAGGAGCTACTATAGCGAGGGACTATTTCATGGCGTTGCGACTCAAAGGCTCTTATGGCCTGGCGCTGCTGTGTACGGCAGGTATTGTCGGCTGGATGGCAACCGGCAAAGCCGTCTTTAGTGGACAGGAAACAGGGGACTCCACCCCTCCTCCAGCTGTTCGTAATCAGGCACAGGAAGCTGAAGCCTTTCGTGTTGCCGTTCAACATTTCAGTGCAAAGCCAAGACAGTCCAATCTGACCATTCGCGGCAGGACAGAAGCGGATACCAAAGTGACTGTACGTGCGGAAACCTCCGCTATTGTCCGTTCTGTCGAGGTTGAAAAGGGCCAGTGGGTTCACAAGGACGATCTCCTGTGCGAGCTAGATGTAGGCTCACGCGAAGCCAAACTTGCCAAGGCCAAGGCCGCTCTGGAACAGGCTGAATTCGATCTCTCGGCCAAGGAACAGTTGGCAACCAAGGGATTTGCCTCCAAGACCCAACTGGCGGCTTTGCGCGCTTCGCTCGATGCAGCGCTTGCCGGCATGAAGGAAGCACGGCTGGAGTTAGATAGAATTCGCATTCTGGCGCCCATTGATGGATTGGTGCAGAGCGATCTGGCTGAAGTGGGCGACCAGCTCAGCATCGGCGGGGCATGTGCCGTGTTGATGGATCCCGATCCCATGCTTGTTATCGGTCAGGTGTCCGAGCGAGACATTGCGGCGGTAGAGGTCGGCAACAAGGCCGCTGTAACACTCGTTACCGGAGAGCAAACCGAAGGAACTGTGCGTTTTGTGAGTTCGGCATCCGATGTGGAAACCCGCACATTTCTTGTCGAAATTGAAATCCCCAATCCGGACCGCAGCTTGCGCGATGGCGTGACCGCTGTGGCCAATCTCAAGCTGCCGCCAATCACGGCCCATCTGATGAGCCCGGCCTATCTGACCCTGTCTGATGAAGGCATCGTGGGTGCCATGCAGGTTATTGACAACAAAGCGCAATTCACCCCGGTTCATATCATTTCCAACGATGAATCCGGAATCTGGGTCACGGGTCTGCCCGAGCAAGTGGACCTGATTACAATTGGCCAGGAATATGTCAAATCCGGCCAACCGGTGATCGCTGTCTCTGCTGACAAACAGGCTACCGCAGCCACTTCAGGGGAGTAGCAGAGATGCATAGCGCTCTTGAAACCATTCTGCGCGCCAGACGGGTCGTAATGACCCTGATGGTTGTGCTGCTGCTTGGCGGCATCGTCAGCTATATCAATGTGCCCAAGGAAGCCAACCCGGATATTGATATCCCGATTTTCTACA encodes the following:
- a CDS encoding dipeptidase, whose translation is MVNASLPIFDGHNDTLLKLEMAAREGSPLSFMEGDERLHIDFPKAQEGGFAGGLFAMFVPPLQEIGSKPDFQSMVKPIEQPYAFDLTDAMMARAMLLVRESGDRIRICLSSRDIRKAMEDNALAIMLHIEGAEAIDADFNALSILHEAGLRSIGPVWSRSNIFGHGVPFDFPGSPDSGPGLTDLGKELVKRCNALNILVDLSHLNEKGFWDVHAVSDKPLLATHSNVHALCKSRRNLTDKQLAAIAESKGLVGLNYSIGFLRSDGDKSQLDMDLDIMVDHLAYLVEKLGEEGVGLGSDFDGTTVPSRIGSAAGNPALIERMQARGFGDALIAKIAYKNWLSMLERSGL
- a CDS encoding gamma-glutamyl-gamma-aminobutyrate hydrolase family protein (Members of this family of hydrolases with an active site Cys residue belong to MEROPS family C26.), with amino-acid sequence MKIGLLVAGPVPDDLVSRFGTFDDMFKALLSKQDPSLTFASYDVYEGKFPADAKECDGWIVTGSLHSAYEKLPWMLSLEAFIREAISSGQPTIGICFGHQIMATAMGGVVEKAPSGKWGAAVHTYKIALDAKDRPAWMGEDAETISLQASHQDQVTVLPESGCLIAGNEFCPNGMIAYGKAGLSLQLHPELSSGIVETLLHKRRGTGMTEQDADVALSHVNDPVDADRVAQWMVQFFHQSRA
- a CDS encoding AzlD family protein translates to MSATFWIIIGGAIVTYLTRIGGHLILTRFDHIHPRVQAGLDAVPAAVLTTLVAPAVVDGGPSEWIAFAIAVVVGLRVSTITMVVIGAVAVALLRQVLG
- a CDS encoding AzlC family ABC transporter permease, with the translated sequence MTGKRLPDDSMTPDRLFREGMRRGIPVVITAGPFGALFGALAIENGMSAFDAVLMSATIFAGASQLVGLNLFGQHIPAWIVILSIFAVNFRHILYSASLGRHVAKWSWLRQMFGFFFLVDPAYAETERRAEQGEDIQFSWYMGLVFVVYIGWVGMTWLGTIFGNFLEDSHTWGIDFILPIYFMALLMGFRKRPFWYPIVFVSAAASVIAAKTVGSPWHVSIGAAVGILTAALFAPATDEKTGDKREGTR
- a CDS encoding YtoQ family protein, whose protein sequence is MTWTIYLSGEIHTDWRDQIEEGANALGLPVHVSGPVTDHAASDDCGVAILGKEESKFWHDHKGAKLNAIRTRTLLEAADIVIVRFGEKYKQWNAAFDAGYAAALGKPMIVMHGADHQHALKEVDAAALAVTETPQQVVQILRYVIEGKLG
- a CDS encoding helix-turn-helix domain-containing protein; amino-acid sequence: MLSIGDLSKTSGVKVPTIRYYEKIGLVAPADRSEGNQRRYEMDDLKRLTFIKHARDLGFHLDDIKSLLALKEDTSCPCLGADEILIRHLSDVRNRISQLQRLEAELERMSHCDGTCVAKCSVIESLADHSHCLYEH
- a CDS encoding cation diffusion facilitator family transporter, which translates into the protein MMSQVYSGTNDLDDCGCSASDAHQPSKATSSESCCGNATCDSHADTPSHEAHSHSHDHSHAHASVESCGDTCGCHGNPVFDGVDKRYKAVLWAVIALNGAMFVVEIIAGRMAGSQALQADALDFLGDFLTYGISLAVIGMSLRVRSTAALVKGFSLLAMGLWIFGSTLYQVLFLDVPRAEIMGVIGFMALAANVSSVLLLMRYKDGDANVRSVWLCSRNDAIGNVAVMGASVLVFYTNSALPDIVVALVMAGLFLRSAQLIITQSVQEFRQSHTISV
- a CDS encoding N-acetyltransferase family protein, with the protein product MTFFSPSPESHKASPSTNLTFRPIHPEDADAILRIYQEGIDTGNATFTAKAPDWSGWDSGHLQSCRIAALLSGQIVGWAALSAYSSRDVYRGVAELSIYISPMAKGQKVGSRLLGKLIDASEQEGFWTLQAGIFADNAASIHLHEKFGFRRVGIRERIARSSNGPQKGCWRDVALYERRSSITGQ
- a CDS encoding PadR family transcriptional regulator, with translation MNVRSICLAILFCSDHTGYDIRKISTEGNFSFFIDASYGSIYPALNKMEVEGLVTGRHVSEEGKPARKIYSITEAGRDVFFQELLQPHRPDIFKSEFLLISIFARLVGPDAIQAAIERQLTHLHEELKLITSCNDSELENRPKDGKCALTEEDKQASDWARSYGLYCVQASIDYLHMHGNALVEIARSGQSAQSEDELATINA
- a CDS encoding efflux RND transporter periplasmic adaptor subunit, which encodes MALRLKGSYGLALLCTAGIVGWMATGKAVFSGQETGDSTPPPAVRNQAQEAEAFRVAVQHFSAKPRQSNLTIRGRTEADTKVTVRAETSAIVRSVEVEKGQWVHKDDLLCELDVGSREAKLAKAKAALEQAEFDLSAKEQLATKGFASKTQLAALRASLDAALAGMKEARLELDRIRILAPIDGLVQSDLAEVGDQLSIGGACAVLMDPDPMLVIGQVSERDIAAVEVGNKAAVTLVTGEQTEGTVRFVSSASDVETRTFLVEIEIPNPDRSLRDGVTAVANLKLPPITAHLMSPAYLTLSDEGIVGAMQVIDNKAQFTPVHIISNDESGIWVTGLPEQVDLITIGQEYVKSGQPVIAVSADKQATAATSGE